The Desulforegula conservatrix Mb1Pa genomic sequence CATTCTACCAGCCATGAGCTTCCACCATTCCTTTCAGGGCAGTGACAAATCCGTCAGAGTCCTTTACTTCAGGCAATACAAGCGACCTGATATGCACTTCTATTTTTCTGCTTTTCCCTGCTTCGTTCGTGCTTTTTACGTTTTTGGCGCTATCGCCAAGGACGATTTCAGGCAAGGCAGGAGCTGGAACTCCGCTGCCAGGCTCTGGCATTTTAAGGGCCAGGGACGAAGCGACAGTTGCCTGAAGATCAGGAGCTGCCTGCCTGACACCTGTGCCGAGGGTTTCCATCATCCTTGCCCCTGAAAGTGTCAGGGTCGATAATGGCCCTTCCTTGGCATCTGAAAACGGAAGCAGGTTTCTAATTTTCTGAAGGCCCGATTCCACAAGCTGTGCAGGAACTGAAAGAGCCGATCTTATGCCTTCGGTGAAAGTACCAAGGAGTTTGGCCCCAGACTCAAAAAGATTCAGGTCGCTGAAAAAATTCTGGATAGTCGTTTTTATTGTTTCAAAAGAGGATGTCAGACCTAGCCAGGCTCCGGCGATGAATGTCGCCAGAAGAATTTTGCCAGAGAACATAAGGTCATCGCCGGTCTCGATAGCTGACTTTATCCATTGGACAGGAGCAAACTGGGAAAGGGCATTAAGAGCTTTGCCTGGAAGGGCCTTGAAAATCCCTACAATCATATCCATTTCTCTGCCTATTCTGCCCGGCATTTCAGCAATCTTCACGTAGGCCCAACCAACGGATTCACCGATTGCCTTGCCAAGCCATCTGAAAAGATCGGCCAGAGCGCCCACAGCCTGACATGCTATTTTTAAGGGCACGATGAGGACTTTCAGAACCTCGACAAGGAGCCACAAGCCAAACCCAACGACATCGGCCACAACTTCTCCAAACACGCGCCAGCCTGAAATCTTGGAGCCTTCCATGCTTCCGGTTATTGATGATGCGACCTCTTTGACAAGCAAAATTACGGGCTCAAGCGCTGCCATTATTTCATTCCATATTGGTAAAAGATTGGCGGCAAGACCGCCTGCGACTACCTGAAATTCATTCACAAACCCGCTAAAGGCTTCCTTTACCCTGTATATAACCTTGCCTACAGTGGTCACGACTCCAACAAGGCCGTTTGCCTGAATATCCGCAGCAAGCTGGCCGCGTATTTCTCCAGTGCCGTTTTTGAGAGAAGCAAAAACAGCCTGAACACCACGAAAAACGAGCGACACCTTTGTCCACCACCCGGAAAGCTTGTCAGCCATGCCTCCGAAATTGTTGTTCCATGCCAGGGTAAGGGCTGCCACGACGGCAATCAGGATTAATACAGGCCATGACAAACCCAATAGAGTCGCCTTCATGGCTGTGAGGGCTGAGGTTATCCACGGCAAAGCAGCGGCAAGAAGCGCGCTTACAGCGTGAAACGACACGAAAGCGGCCCCGGCGGTGGCCGCGACTCCTGCCATAAAAATCAGGGTTTTGCCAACAGATGAGGACGCGAGCGAATTAAGAACATCCACAACCTTTCCAAGCCACTCGACCAGAATCCTTAAAACCGGCAGAAATATGTCTCCGATGGTGATCTTTAATCCGTCCCATGCTCCGGACAGCATTTCCACAGCACCATTGAAATTATCCAGA encodes the following:
- a CDS encoding phage tail tape measure protein, whose protein sequence is MDGIYSVQAVMSLVDNITGPLRKVKNELGETGQAALGLSGRMAKLAEKMLPVAVAAGAVLAAFTPCVSAAADLESAISGVGAITNASASEMAALKQAALDLGASTVFSAGEVAAAEKALGMAGFTVKENIAALPGVLDLAAASQMDLGRTAGIASNVLRAFHLEASRSGEVADILTSTFTSSNTTLESLSSTMANAAPVAAAAGASIADVAAMAGKLGNIGIDASVAGTGIKIMFQRLQAPAGQAAATLQKLGIKTKDAAGNMLPIYDILSSLEAKTKAMGTGDRAGVLQKIFGEEAISSVTGLLSEGVGKIKAYAQTLAQPGKAAAVAKKNLDNFNGAVEMLSGAWDGLKITIGDIFLPVLRILVEWLGKVVDVLNSLASSSVGKTLIFMAGVAATAGAAFVSFHAVSALLAAALPWITSALTAMKATLLGLSWPVLILIAVVAALTLAWNNNFGGMADKLSGWWTKVSLVFRGVQAVFASLKNGTGEIRGQLAADIQANGLVGVVTTVGKVIYRVKEAFSGFVNEFQVVAGGLAANLLPIWNEIMAALEPVILLVKEVASSITGSMEGSKISGWRVFGEVVADVVGFGLWLLVEVLKVLIVPLKIACQAVGALADLFRWLGKAIGESVGWAYVKIAEMPGRIGREMDMIVGIFKALPGKALNALSQFAPVQWIKSAIETGDDLMFSGKILLATFIAGAWLGLTSSFETIKTTIQNFFSDLNLFESGAKLLGTFTEGIRSALSVPAQLVESGLQKIRNLLPFSDAKEGPLSTLTLSGARMMETLGTGVRQAAPDLQATVASSLALKMPEPGSGVPAPALPEIVLGDSAKNVKSTNEAGKSRKIEVHIRSLVLPEVKDSDGFVTALKGMVEAHGW